The segment ctccagcacctctgctgGCAAGTTGGTGGTTGCTCTTATCTCCAGCATCCGCTGGTGCTCTCTGTTTTAAGACTAGAAGGCCAGGCGGGACAACCTCCCCTCAAAgaagctgcctctcctcctccagaaacCTCGGCAAGAAGACTCGCCAGCTAGACGGTACGAAAAGCTAAGCTTCTCCAGCCGGCATGCTTCCGACCAGCCCACACAACGAAACGGAGAATTAGCCCCTTCCCACCGCTCTTCCTGACTCTCCTACTGAACCCCTTTACGGGCACAAGCACCTTGCTGGCCCCGGGGTTATTTATTATATTACGCTCCTGGGAACACCTACAGCTGGCAAAGGAGAGGAACGCCCCGACTCTGCCTTTTCACAGGCACCACCATCACGCAGCAGGTTCACAGCAAAACCCGTCTCTCACCTTGCTGACCTCCAGGAAACCATACACTTGGCAGCCCTccttcttctgctcttgcattttctggCTAAACCCTTCCCTCTTGCGCTGCTCTATGCTATCCGGGTTCTTGAAGGCCCAGCCTCGCCGCCTGTATGCTTCTCTGGCATCGCCACAACTATTACAACACCTGCAAAAGCACGAGCACCATCTTACCATCTCTATCGCTAGAAAGAGAGGCTCCAGCTCAGGACTTGAATCCTTGGTGGATTCTTTGCTTCTTcaacaaagcaacaaagcaaacatCAGGGACTGGACCTTGAAAGGTGGCCTAATGCTCCTGAAGGAGCTCGAGCTTCTTGAGGTGCTTTTTGAGATTTTGGCATGAGGATGCAAGCTGTTTGCATGCAGTTCCTGAGTCTGAAGAGGGCTCTGCCCGTCCATTTAGACAGTCAGATcactcctgggcaaagaaattTGCTACAAAAACCACATCATGTCCCAGCTCTGAGCAGTTTGGAACTTCCCCGTGTGAACAAAGCATCTGCCTGTTTctattcctcctctcctctgtttttagGCCAAGACTGTCAAAACGGAGGGACGGTTAATGGCAAACTTTCTTCATTACTCTCTACCTCTGGATAACACCTTGGTCACCACAAAAAacaggtttctgttttctgcagcttccaaaGGCATACCAAACCCACAACAGTTCTCATCATTCTCTGAACACGTGCCCAGCATTTCATTGCACAGACCTTCacagacatttggaaaaaaaaagtgcatgcaaCAGAACAGTATGAATTCAAGTGCTAAGAAGATACAAAAAGGTGTAAAGGTTACCGAACGTCCTCTGACTCCGCCCCACAACAGCTCTCGCAGCCATCAGCATCCAAAGAGTTTGGATCAAAcacttcttctttccccagctctaAGAGAAAAGAGGATTCAAAGTGATGAGACATGTCTAGAAACGCTATCTTGTACGCGTTTTGCTCTACACACAATGCACAATGTGTTCTACACACGAATGCAACGATTTTGTGTTGGAACTTGTGCATCCTGCACCCAAAGCCCACCTGAAATGGTATGCATAGAGCCTGCTGAGGTGTGAAATAACACCAATTAACAGAGTAGCATTCGTCATCTCAAGAACAGCCTCCAGAGAAAGAACCGGCTATCTGTAAGCCTTCCTGGAGCGTCCATCAGACGTTACTTGCATAAAGGCTTTGTTAGAATGTTGTCTGAAGCAGACCCAGTCAGTACACTGTGACGGATACTGGACCTGTTACACAAAATGGTAAATAGTTGTGTCCCCAGACACTAAATTTGTAATGTCACAACCTGCGAATACAGAAAGGCTGCTCAGTGACACAGCAGTAAGAACGCTATCACCACATTCCCATGACAACTGGAGAAACCCTCACAGGAGAAACCTACTGATTGTTCAGCTCTTGGCTTAGTTTAGCCTTTCAActtcaacaaca is part of the Gymnogyps californianus isolate 813 unplaced genomic scaffold, ASM1813914v2 HiC_scaffold_324, whole genome shotgun sequence genome and harbors:
- the LOC127028481 gene encoding endoplasmic reticulum-Golgi intermediate compartment protein 3-like; this translates as MASLWRLKRFDAFPKPLEDFRVKTCGGALELGKEEVFDPNSLDADGCESCCGAESEDVRCCNSCGDAREAYRRRGWAFKNPDSIEQRKREGFSQKMQEQKKEGCQVYGFLEVSKVAGNFHFAPGKSFQQSRVHGIFFCCLLWP